A single Oryctolagus cuniculus chromosome 18, mOryCun1.1, whole genome shotgun sequence DNA region contains:
- the LOC100344980 gene encoding thioredoxin domain-containing protein 9, with protein sequence FGRLEADASVDMFSKVLENQLLQTTKLVEEHLDSEIQKLDQMDEDELERLKGKRLEALRKAQQQKQEWLSKGHGEYRETPSERDLFQEVKESKKVVCRFYRDSTFRCKILDRHLVILSKKHLETKFLKLNVEKAPFLCERLRIKVIPTLALVKDGKTQDYVVGFTDLGNSDDFTTETLEWRLGCSDILNYSGNLMEPPFQNQKKFGTNFTKLEKKTIRGGKKYDSDSDDD encoded by the coding sequence TTTGGAAGACTGGAAGCAGACGCATCTGTCGACATGTTTTCCAAAGTCCTGGAGAACCAGTTGCTTCAGACTACCAAGCTGGTGGAAGAACATTTGGATTCTGAAATTCAGAAACTGGATCAGATGGACGAGGATGAATTGGAACGCCTCAAAGGAAAGAGACTTGAGGCACTAAGGAAAGCTCAACAGCAGAAACAAGAATGGCTTTCTAAAGGACATGGGGAATATAGAGAAACTCCTAGTGAGAGAGACCTTTTTCAAGAAGTCAAGGAGAGCAAAAAAGTGGTTTGCCGTTTCTACAGAGATTCTACATTCAGGTGTAAAATACTAGACAGACATTTGGTGATATTGTCCAAGAAACATCTTGAGACAAAATTTTTGAAGCTGAACGTGGAAAAAGCACCTTTCCTTTGTGAGAGACTGCGTATCAAAGTCATTCCCACACTGGCACTGGTAAAAGACGGGAAAACACAAGATTATGTTGTTGGATTTACCGACCTAGGAAATTCAGATGATTTCACTACGGAAACTCTGGAATGGAGGCTCGGTTGCTCTGATATTCTTAACTACAGTGGAAATTTAATGGAGCCACCATTTCAGAACCAAAAGAAATTTGGAACAAACTTCACAAAGCTGGAGAAGAAAACTATccgaggaggaaagaaatacgaTTCAGACTCTGATGATGATTAG